atcttattcaagcattaaaaaatttagtctctattcttagaaatattattaatgaacaccttcaaatatgctttaaacgaccctaaaaattgcatttaaaattattttaaattagtcaTCACTTTTCCTTTGCTAGACCATCTGAGTACTGAGTTTAACACGATGTTCCATGATACAACTTTCAAGTGTTATAAAACACCTGTCTTTTAGTTTCTTTGTTCTTCATATTtagtttcttcaaaaaaaagttgcagaaaTTCAGTGTTCTTATTATACTAGTTGGAAAAACCACATCATATCTTTAAGTGCCTCTTATTTATCCAAAGGCTTATTTATTATTGTCAAACCAAAGACTTTATTACGTGAGTTTGAACTGTGGGAAATATggttaaatttcatttttttatagttgaattttatttttttaactggcTGAATTTCGAAAATGAACTCCAATTTTagttatgatttaaatataataaaagtataatttctAAAAAGGCATTCGCTACCTGTTGTTAATCAGCTATTTTCATACCCAGACatctttgtaaaaacattatttagcATTTTACAGTTAttacaataagttttttgactcttggtaagtatttataaagtttatttaagattaaaagttataaaaatatattaaaaaatttacacagaAAAATAtcgtattttaaaaattataacctgTATATGTATTATACATTACGTCAACTGAGTAtgtacagaaaataatttttttaatttgcaaaaataatattttcaactttagtGACTATTTTAGCGatgttataagttatttaaatatatatataaatatatatatatatatatatatatatatatatatatatatatacatatatatatatatatatatatatatatatatatatatctgggtgtatttgttaataaagaagatcCTTATAAATAAAGGTCTTTATAAATGTTAATccaaaaattaagaatatagtaaaattatataaagatgtTTCCTTTTTTACAGTTAAACTGGGTATAtcgtaaaaaaagaaaaaccgaGAGACCACCTAGAGGTTAAGTTAATGAAAATGTAATGCGAGCAGCTGTTAATGCAGTTCTTGATGATGGTACAGTTTATTGTGTATCTAAAGAGAGGGGAATAAATTTAATGACACATAAGAGGTATGTAAGCAAATGTCCATTAAATCCAAGTACAGTCTGCAAACCTAACTTCATTATCATGCAAAATCTTTACCAACGAAAAAGAAACATCTTTATCAGACTATCTTTTAAGGGCTTCAAAATTTTACTCTGGATTGAACCGAAACAACACAAAAACTTGTCTATGAATTTGCAATAACAACTTTTCAAAAACCCGTTAAAGTAATTGCTGAAAGAGGagataaacaatttgaaaagatATCTTCAGCAGAAAGAGGGACATTAGTAACAGTTTGCTGTTTGATGTGCAATAGGACACTCAATccctccattttttatttttccaagagTGCATTTTAAAGGAAGTATGATAAATTTTGGTCCAACCGGATGTGTAGGGGTTGCAAACCCATCTTGTTGGATAAATGTTGCAACTCTTTTAGAAtggatgaaacattttattcaaaatgttaaatgttCACCAGCTAATCTAGCGTTTTTACTTCTTGACAACCATTAGAGCCATGTTTTGATTGTGTGTTTATATTTAGCTAAAGTAAATGGCATAACTATACTGTCCTTACCACAACATTGTAGTCACAAGCTGCAGCCATTAGATCGGTCAGTTTATGGGCCACTGAAAGTTATTACAATCCCGCCTGTGATGATTgggttttatttaattcaagaCCAATGGTTATAGATGATATAGCGTCAGTTAAATGGAAAGCTTACGCACAAGCTTTCACTCTATCTACATTTCTACAGGATTTGCTGTGACATAAATTGAACCATTTAATCCTAACATATTTTCTGATAATGAGTTTTTGTCTTCATATGTAATAGACCGTCAAGCACCGATTGCTGCAAACTCATTTCCAGGTGTTATTGATCCATTTTCTGCTATTTTTTTGCCCCAGCATTAAATCAATCATTGACGTCAAGTCTGTCATCAGGTTCAGTTTGTAGTGTATTGCTTATTCAGCTTATATCTGACGCTGGAAGTCAACTATccagtgtttttattaatatctcTCATCAAGCAagtctagaaaaaattaaaccacTTCCGAAAGCTTGATTGAAGAAGTccgttaaaaaacataaacgtCAGCGCACCCGAATAATCACAAACACTCCTGTTCGAAATGAACTAAACAAGCTTCaggaaatgaaaaataaatctcagtcaaaaaataaaaatcatgcaacgcaaaataaaatcttcatgataagaaaaagaaaacttcaTCTTGAAAGTGAtgaaaagcaaaacaaaaatactttaaacatcAGTAACAGTGGCAATCATTAGAACAATAACACTCTAAAGAGATATCTTGTAGTTCTACTTTAGGAAATAGTATAGAagtaattttatacttaaataactGGGGAAACGTTGAGCCTcagtaaaatataacattttttttccttgattttttcttctaataagaAAGATAAACTTggagtaaaattaataataacattattggtttttataataaacatggTTTTGATGAGTCAAAAATAATTCTTACACACTCATGGTAAAAGTTTGACCTCGGATCAAGTATGCATGCATAAGATCAAGGCTGCATGTAGGTAGAATCAAGGGAGCATACTGGTACGCACCTTTGATCCAAATCaagtgtttttagtttttataatttaaaatctactTAAGATATTctggtaaaaaaatgattatttaattataataaggtATAAAGTTTGATATCATGTACTATTACTTTAGAGATTGAAATGAAAACATACATTCAGCATATTGGTCAGATAGGTTTTTAAGATTATGGGTGCATACTTTTCCCTTGCATATAACCTAATTTTACGTTAACAAAGATGAATCTGATCCTATATTGTGGCCTAAGTTTAAATATACGTTTTAAtaagggtaaaaaaaaaattctaaaaatagcctaattactattaaaaaaattgtttttattgactaTTTGATATGTAACCTTTTTACATAGTGGGGAACGAATATAATACAATATGTCAGTATTaacaaatttcaatattaacagatttaattttaaactgcatgtcaaaaattatacattttgtaatattttataagtgcatttaaatattgcattaagtatattttataaccaCTTAAATATTGTCATTTAATGACATCTATATTAAACTAATGATAATGTTTAATGAGCCAAACTTGAAATCATACATTACAtggtattaaagataatgtttaCTTTTGTAACATGGtgtattaaactttatattcagCATTTCTAGAAtcaatgtcatttaaaaaataaaaaatgatgaaaactttattgaaacaaaacaaccaaaatacatgagaatatttttataagtaaagtataaaatataaagtataagttttaaatacatcataatttataaatactacATAGAAAATAACGTTATGTATCCTTTTTTATCCTTTGACATCCGAATTTGATTCGCTGGAGTCTGTATCAAAATTAGATAATTCATCACCACTATTTGCAGctattatttaagattttcaagCATCAATGCATAATAAGTCGTTGTTattgcaacaacaacaacctTGTTTTCACTTCTGTTAACAGTTGCAGGAAAGCAGTTCCAAGTAATCTATATAAAGCTTCATAAAGTAGTTTATTACAACGTACTGTACGATTTTACATCTTACCTGATAAAGCAGATTTTTATAGAATCTTTTGCATTTACTTTGCTTTGAATAAAGACATCATATAACCCTgcattttttaacctttttaagaTAGTTCCAAGATACACCACGATCATGTGGTTTAAGCacagttttataaatactgCAGTTTTTGAAGTTCTTTATTTCATGCAagaaaaccattttataaagatattgtGCTGCAAAGTAAAAAATCTCTATGTGCCagaacagaaaaaatattttatactttttatgttgacagaaaaaatataaaattacaaaatcgCACTCGTTTTTGTAGGATATTTATAGTTCAAGGATATTTCTGAGcctcttaaaattttttgcaaaaacttaaCCGAGTctgttttatagattttatataaaaaagtaagcATGCATcacactaataataatatttttcaacttagCGATTGTCAGTAGGTTTACTAAAAACATGAGAAAAACTTCCTGACAAACCAATCAAGTATTGACATTATTgacaaattattttcatttttagccTTAGGGGACTTCAATGATTCGGAAAAACCTGAAGGTATCCTGAAGAAAAAAAGCATTTCTGGTATACCCTTATTTTGAAGATTATAATGTAACCTttgtatttttctgtatttttccgTTTGATGTCAACAACATTTGTATATATGATCAAAAACACtgaattttcaactttaaacaTCAATCTAGTAAGGCATATACAGTTGAAATATCATTAGAGCtgtataaaagtttaaagataGTAAATAGTTGATTTTGTGATGCCTatactttttcttatttcagtATTGAATCCTGTCCAATTAGGAATTATCTGTGGTTAAAAAGTTTCGTGCTAGAATCCAAAGTGTTGGATTCTAGCAcgaaaaattgtttatattttaactttgcagtaacattttcttttctttattttctaataactttaatttgGTTGGTCCTCATCatttatcaaagttttataaagttttactttgcTGTTGTTCAATTGTACAGTAAATGGCCGTCAACTTTGTTTGAGTTTTTGCTCCAATCTTTTCTCTATACTTTCAACTTTTCCGAACGttccttattttattaatattccGTTGACTCAATGTGATGAAGCAAGTATAAAGTAGAGCGAATGATTAAACGAACTTGATTAAATATAAGTCAACAAAACaatgtaacataaaaaacagatatatataatatttatttttaatataaataatatttatttttaatataaataatatttatttttaatataaataatatttatttttaatataaacaatattaatttttaaatcatctgaTAATGTTTCTTCAAGTCTATCAATATTATCATGCAGAGTAATAGTatgtgtaattttaattattcataatGGTACAAATCCTTATTTATTTATGAGTCAATTAAGTTAAAAGCATTCTCATAAGCAAGTTCTGaacagtttttttaacgtttttaaaatagttgGGTACATTATATTTTTGGAAGTTTTCATTTTCCCTTTAAAAACCACAAATATAATGtcttatcaaataaatattttcaattgtaACACTCTGgtgctaaataaatatttaatactacCAGGCAATAAGATATTCAAGAAAGTGATAATTATTCGTTAGTATTCATGGTGTTCATATCTAAACCTTTGAGACTTGGTTGCCATGAAACAGTAACTTTTTGGTGGCcataaaacttgtttaacttatttttctgtttaacaGGCTCCGTTAATGCatcttcaatttttaaagaGCTAATACCTAAAATAAAGAGCAcactaataaaaactaaaaataaacaaggTACTAACTACCCACAAGAAGGTTCAAATAGTACCACTAGTGAGGCTAATAAGTACCAAAGggtatgaagaaaaaaaaagctcagtactaataataagtaataaataaaacaataactgGTTTATTCTacaattgtaaaatatatttattgacataATTCACATATATAACTATTATGTGACCCATTTTGAGACTCAGGTGATGAGCATGCAACATGTAACCATGCTCCACAAATTAAACACTGGATCATATCCTCCTCAATATCCTCATCACACATGAAGCAGTACCAACGCTGCCCTTTGTTATCTTTAAAGGTTGGGCAATTCTGTTTTTGCTGCCCCTTCAACCTACTTGTACTAGtggtacatttatttttattgccatttttcttatttaaattttgacttgatttctttttatcagTTGTTCTCTTAGTTTTGGggatattgttaaataaaagctgctttttatatgaatttgatGTTAATATCTGGGAgcttcctttttttctttttctttttgctgGCATCTTGACATGCACAGGAATTGGTGAAATGTGTTTCACAGGGATGTATAAGTGATTCTTTGGGGGCTGCTTTCACAGGCTGCTGCTTTAGAATTAAGCAATCATAGTGACCTACATCCTCCCCAACCCTGGTAAACATAAGGATAACTGGTGGTGAGGATGAAAATTCCTCCATGCCATACTTGAGTACAGCACTGTGTTTGGGGTTGTGAACAATTATTGCTTTTTGAATAAGCTTGCACAGGTATGATTTACCCCACCATCACAAGTACGATTTACCCGACTATGACTAAGCATAGTTTTCTACTTCAGTGTTTTAATGGGCAAAGTGAATCGgaaaaaaacctatttattaATGAAGAAGAATGGATAAGCTAAcaccataaaaaaatataaataagttactTGTATCCACGCCTGCAAGGTACGACTAGTAGGACATGTAATTATTACATCAAATAGTGTAAAAAAAGGGAAACAGACTTATCTCCTTTCTTTAACGTTCGATTCCGCTATTTTTTGGTCAGTATACATATTTCATCTGCTGGCTTAATTTTATCGTGTTTCTGCCAATTTCAACGATTCAGAAAAAGAACAATGACGCTGGTACGAGTTGCACAGCGGTACTAATTACCCCCCTTTCCCCTATAACTACGATAACATGACTTATGATATTTTGCTTCTTCGGCAGTTAATTCATCACTGCATACTGCcataatttctttaaacatttacttttatGCTACACTTATAAACTTATCAGCTACTATAAACTTATCTAATAAACTTATCAGCTACTATTTCCATACAATATAAAAGAATTACTGTAGTTGATGATTTTggtacaaatttatttacaaaatatacattGCTTGGGTAGTTTATCATATTCTTCTGTGGTCAGGGcagatccagcattttttggtctttgagatagctaacatcaagacatggagcaaactccaaacatttatatgtttatccttatgtcaaataagaatgctTTATAAAGATGGCTATAATTgaagcctgggaacaaaaagcCCTAAAAATGGTATAATCTTTTAGCAATCAGAATTTATGGCCATATAAATATTGTAACTACCTCAAATTGAGATGAATCAAATTGAGGGGCTTCAAACTTTGtttagtcataatttttgaattctgaataatttttctatgaaatttaaaatttatcaataaatataaatatagttgagaatagtacaaaaatttttttatcaacttgttgctttcaCGTTTGGGGCAAAGAGGGACATAAATTtaagggcttttttgttccaatCCTCggatttttttgcaaagtatccttatttgacataagtataaacgtATAAATGTTTAAAGGTTGCTCCAcatctggaagttagctatctcaaagaccaaaaaatgctggatccgcccctgctTGTGCTTACGcttttctttacatttataaaaaaactaaatcttttttgtcGTATACcatttatatactttatgttcttaattattgtttttctgATTATATATGTAACCGTttgctgttaaaaaattaagatcTGCATAATTTGGGAGTTTATATTAGGAAAAGTACCTTCTACAGTATTACTTGCGATGTGCAGTACTTGAGTATCATCTCGAAACTTGGCAGCAATCAATAACTTTAACTaagattttttaacatcttcacttctaACAAGGCTAAAAGCAACCACTATGAGAGTTGGAACTGATGTCcgaggaagaaaaaaaagaagaataagaatttttgtgaaaaatttttaGGAACAGTtgcagtaaaaggatgagacttaattgaatgacatgTGAcacgaaaatgaattttagtagatagttAAAAGGATCAAGTTTGCCCACTAAATACACAAGAAATTCATTGATAAAGGATCTCACTAAAACCCACCCATCCCACATGATGATATACTATGTTACAATTCTTGTTATACCTAAGAGACCGCCCGTCCGACTAGAAAAAAAGCTCAAATAAAAAGGAAGAACCGGTGATAAGCAATGCACCGATAAAGCGAACGATTAAACCGATGAAAcgaaaggttaaaaaaaaaagttcccgGGTTCAAAAAAGAACGACGTCACGCGCATGCGCATGCGCATGCGCGCAGAAATAAAGGATCAGGTGAAATAAAAACGATGAACCGACGATAAGCAAGGGTCCGAGGAAGTAGAGTATTGAACCGAGCGATTAAAGTGATGAacggattaaaaaaaaagtttcccggtttcaaaaaaaaagaatgacgCGCATGCGCATGCGCATGCGCGCAGAAATAAAAGATCAggtgacaaaaaattttatagaaaaaaaaggttacaaATGAAATGGATTCTGTTCCCTAAAAATAGGGTAGTGTTCTTTCGTCCAATTTTCAAACGTTATGTTTGGGTAACGTTTTTTTCCGTACGTGACGAAAGAATGATATAGTtggcaaaataataatttttatgacatCATTTGAATTTCCAGACATTGTAttagttagctaaaaaaaaaaatttatttataaaaatatatttacataaaagattacaataaaaaagattataatttacgtatagaaaaatttatttttatatattcatttatagatatatttttttttttattgtttatattgttcaATTCGTCTTTTAGACATTTTTCAAAGTCAAGGCCGCGTAGTggtctttttaatttcaaatttggCGGTTGAAATTCGTACGCTGGAGCATCAAGTTCGTCTTCCCAGTTTTCaacatcatttttattattcattttttatttataactaaaaaaaaagaatgttagTATAAagtggtataaaaaaaaaaagaaaaaaataaggaataaaaaaatcacaaaaaatgggataaaatatatatatttctaaataaaaaaaaatacaaaagttattttttttgaagatgacAACTTTGGCATACGCcacatttttttatgcaaaagtAGCGTTGGTTTACGGAATTTGAATGTACCAAAGAATGGTTTTGTAATGTAAAATAGTAGAAGTACAtggctgtaaaaaaaaaaaataagattaataaataaataatttaatgataaaaaaaagaaaaaaacagaaaaaaatatacctttcatttgttttcttatttttttattaggttttctGCTGCTGTATCCATAGgttttcattttattagtttgtctataaatataaaatgttatttttataatgtataaaattattttcgtgaatataataatattgatctattataatgatataattatagataattatattagataattataatagataattataataattataatagataattatcatagataattataattataatagataattatctatatataataatattgatgcTTCAGCTGGTTCTGGTACAggattataaaaatagaatagtTCTTCTTGTTTAGCTTCTATGACCGCACTTGGATATACTGCGTTCGGTGGTGAATACACAGGtggtaaatttttaacaacGCTTTCTTCATAGGTAGGTAGTCGaggaattttgtttttatatttagtgaCAATATCATTACGATGAATTGCTTTGCATAATACAAGTAAATATTCTAACTTGCTTTCTACTGTTTCGTAAATATGACCGTGTTCGCTTTGTATAGTGTTATCTTTAAAGTATGCTATAATGtccaaaccattttttaaagtttctttgatTCCAAAAGGTATTTTAAGCATAAATTTAATCGATTTCACGTTGGCAATGGTTAGTTCCAGACTGATTTCTCTGAATATTTcaattgtgttcatttttttattagttaatctaaaaaaataatggttAATAATGTTAGataaagtacataaaaatatataaaaaataacaatgatagAACAAAAgtacaaatacatttttttacataaagtatattattgAATAGTAATcgtgataaataaattattgttaataataaattgttttagttcttcgtgtgaaataaaatttttataaccaaCTGCTACATTATATTCAGTGGTAGGTTTATCAAAAGAACTATCGTCTAAAAGTTGAAGATAATTATTGTTGGTAGTAGTACGAGTAAAAAATCGATCTTTATCTCTCAAGGTTATATTGACATTTTTGGTAAAAGGCCATTTTAAAGCATCGTCCAGGTCACCTCGTAATAATTGAAAGTAAATGGCTAGTTTGTTTATGTCGGTACTTCGAGTATAAACTTTTATACGATAACGGTAACCTTCTGATGTGTAAACTGGTTCTGTATAAAATGGTTCATCTGATAATAGCCTGAGATTCATTTGATTAAGTTTGATGATTTGCGTGTCGTTAAAGATGTGTTGTATTACCTTTACTTCTTTAGGTTGTTgaatggatttttttaaagctaagaATTCTGTGCTATTTTCTTCTAGgatttgataaagttttgttatttcttGTTTGAGTTGTTCTGTATCTTTTTGATTTGCTAAAACCAACATGTTGTCATAAAAGAGACTTTTTAATTCTGCcatttctttgtttatttctGCTAGGGTTTGATGAAGTTTGTCATTTTcttcttttagatttttaatttcttggtcTTTTTCTTTAGAGTCAACTATTTGTTTAGTTGAAATTTCTTGAAGACTCTTCATTCTATTCATGATTTGATTAATAGAAagattcaaataatttaaatttttcttttcttcttgaATGATTTGGTTCAAATTACGATTTTGTTGTTCTTTATAATATCGAAAGCAGATGACAGAGTGTTCATAATAATCTTGATCATCGACTttgatattacaaaaaaaacatattttttgtatatctaGAAATTCATAATCACATTCATGGTTTAACAAATCTTGTACCTTTTTCTTACATGTAAAACATTCGTGGGAGTATTGTTCTGTAGAACAATCTGTTTGATGATTTAAAAGTTCTTCTGCACTAAATTCTTTGTCACAAAAACAGCAAAGATATATGTTGTctgccattttttttattagttgctgaaaaaaaaaacatttatttatataaaaagctataaaaaaatatacatgtctttttttaccataaaataattaataaatatataaaatcactcaataaaacatataaaagaattaaaatataaataatgtttgtttCAATAACTTCTTgttcttgtttttgtttgaatatatcGTTAAAAGTTATGTTTTCAACCTCTTCAAATACGTCTCCAAAACCAGGAAACATGTCttcataattttcattattattagttGTCATTATTATGTTTgctaaaaaaggaaaaaagatatatttacaaattaaaaaactacaaataaagTTCGGGTAAATTGTCCATTTTATTAATAACGTCTAAAATATATTGTTCCCAATCCATTTCATTGAAGATCTCAtgaatttctttttctatttcttcCACTTCTTTTTCCACTTCTTCTTCTAACATTTGTGATTTTAGTTCTTCAATATAATCTGATTCTTCTTCTTCCATTTCTTGAACTAATtgttctaaatatttttcataatcttCCTCTGTTAACTCTTCCATTTCCATAAGTTCTTCCATATCTTGTTCTTCttcttttgttaataacaaCTCGTGGTAGCATATAGTGTCTTCATTAATATTTTCTCCataactaatagaaaaaaaatgtataaaaaatgtataaaaaataaaaaaatataaaaaaagtaaaataggcTTACCAtccacattttttgatatattgtttcatttttttaatatattagtttgctaaaaaaataaaaaaagttacaaaaaaattattgcaatataaaatgtgtaattatttccatagttatatctatatttttttcaagttctaaTTTACTTTCTTTTGTTGAAATGTCAAGAGACCACATCCATAAAGCATCATATAAAGCACGAGCTGCTTCGACTTCGGTtccttttttttgatatattaagtttaaaagtcTCATCATTCTTTCGTTGATATTATGGTAATCACATTGTATACATTCGATTTCACGTTTTTTGTAGTCAAGATATTCTGCCAAAGTTTGCCATTGTGTTTGCAAATGTGCtgctatttttagttttaattgcataaaattcattatttttttgctaaaaaatataaaaatttaatataaataatttaatataaataatttacattgttgtatattatataaaagtttttcatctTCCCATAATgataatacaaaatacaaatgtttgATTGCCAACTTTTTGTTTGGTTGTGTTAATATATATAgggttaaaacattttttattttatcaaatgtttttatgtaatttttattgattttttttatttcacttcttctaaactttaataaaaacgcCAAATGTTTCCATTCGTGATGGAGTTGTTTTGaagtgtaatttattatttctttaatcattttttttattctagtatatataaaatagtaatgtaattgcatataaaaatattaatgtatataaaaaaaatataaaaaaaacaactataaaatttttatattctaaaaaaatatttacaaaattaaaaaaaacataaactataaattttctGGATCTGGactctctaaaaaaaaagacacagagaatattaaaaaaatatacttttttttataaaataaaaaaggatcaAGTTTAACTTACGAGGAGAGTAGTCCCAGTGCGAGGGACCCACCTCTCTATTTGGAGGTGGATATggactttctaaaaaaaagggaaatattaaaaaaaatgaatttttttattaataaaaaaaactagtaaagTTAAACTTACGACGAGTGCGGGAAGGTGTATCGTTCATGACATTTCTTAACACTTTGCGAATATTACTAAGTGTTAGTAACTCTTGATCTATaagaaaaaatagtattataaaaaaataatatttttttattatagatgtAAACCATAAAACAATTACCTCTTTTTGCATTGTACGCAAACAGTTGACAAATAGGgcgttttttttccattttggaTAACATAAGACTGGTCTATAGTGCTATCATTAAATACTTcgtattttactttatttattgaaatataattcattttaactaaaaaagaggtttatttagaaacaaataccatattatttttttt
This genomic interval from Hydra vulgaris chromosome 01, alternate assembly HydraT2T_AEP contains the following:
- the LOC136074484 gene encoding TNF receptor-associated factor 5-like, with amino-acid sequence MTTNNNENYEDMFPGFGDVFEEVENITFNDIFKQKQEQEVIETNIIYILILLYQLIKKMADNIYLCCFCDKEFSAEELLNHQTDCSTEQYSHECFTCKKKVQDLLNHECDYEFLDIQKICFFCNIKVDDQDYYEHSVICFRYYKEQQNRNLNQIIQEEKKNLNYLNLSINQIMNRMKSLQEISTKQIVDSKEKDQEIKNLKEENDKLHQTLAEINKEMAELKSLFYDNMLVLANQKDTEQLKQEITKLYQILEENSTEFLALKKSIQQPKEVKVIQHIFNDTQIIKLNQMNLRLLSDEPFYTEPVYTSEGYRYRIKVYTRSTDINKLAIYFQLLRGDLDDALKWPFTKNVNITLRDKDRFFTRTTTNNNYLQLLDDSSFDKPTTEYNVAVGYKNFISHEELKQFIINNNLFITITIQ